The sequence TTTCAGGCTCGCCGACTTGCCGGTGGTGTTGGATATCTGCACGTACTCCGCGTTGAGGCTCGCGTTCGTCCGCCGGTCCACCCCCGGGCTGTTGTAGTAGATCTTGTGCAAGTGCACGGACCCGGCCGACGCGCTCGCCGGAGTCGGCACGAGCAGCGCCCCGGCGACGGCCGCACCGGCCACGGACCCGGCGGCGAGCATGCGAAAGCGATTCATGATGTCCCTGACGTCCCCTGATCGATCCCGGGTACCCCCCTGGCGAACCCGGTAGGACAGTCAGAGTAAGGACGAACCCCCCGCACCGCCCGCCCGTTATCCAACCGGGACACAACGGCACCCTTGTGCGGCCGTCAACCAGGCGCGCATTCAGCCTCGTTCATCCGTTCGTACGGTTTCGCCGTTCCCGTTCGGGCGGCGGCCCCAGCGCGGCACACTGGTCGCATGGCTGAGGGGGACGCGGTACGCGTACGGGGTCTTCGCAAGCGGTACGGCGACGTCATGGCGGTGGACGGGCTCGACCTGGACATCAGGGCGGGCGAGGTGTTCGGCATCCTCGGGCCCAACGGTGCCGGAAAGAGCACCACCGTGGAGATCCTCCAGGGTCACCGCTCCCGCGACGAGGGCGAGGTGACCGTCCTGGGCGCCGACCCCGCCACCGCCGACCGGGCCTGGAAGGCGCAGGTCGGCATCGTATGGCAGGACGAGTCGGCGGTGAGCGAGCTGACCGTCGGTGAGACGGTCCGGCACTTCGCCCGCTACTACCCCTACCCGCGCGACCCGGCGGAGGTGATCGCGCTGGTCGGGCTCGAAGCGAAGACCGGCAGCCGTGTCAAAGCGCTCTCCGGCGGCCAGCGCCGCCGGCTCGACGTGGCCCTCGGCGTGATCAGCGACCCGAGGCTGCTGCTCCTCGACGAGCCCACCACCGGCTTCGCCCCGGTGGCCCGGCGGCAGTTCTGGGAACTGATCCGCTCCCTCGCCGACGAGGGCACCACCATCATCCTCACCACGCACTACCTGGAGGAGGCCGAAGCCCTCGCCGACCGGCT comes from Streptomyces sp. NBC_00448 and encodes:
- a CDS encoding ABC transporter ATP-binding protein, whose translation is MAEGDAVRVRGLRKRYGDVMAVDGLDLDIRAGEVFGILGPNGAGKSTTVEILQGHRSRDEGEVTVLGADPATADRAWKAQVGIVWQDESAVSELTVGETVRHFARYYPYPRDPAEVIALVGLEAKTGSRVKALSGGQRRRLDVALGVISDPRLLLLDEPTTGFAPVARRQFWELIRSLADEGTTIILTTHYLEEAEALADRLAVITAGKVVAEGAPGTLAGRADARTTVHWTGPDGTSHAEETDTPTRVVTELARRFDGEIPGLRVTQPTLEDVYLRLIGQETPR